GTATGTTTCAAATGCACTGGGTGTGAATTGCCCCTTGCACTTGCCCATCCCTTTTCCGGTTAAATCTTTTCACATAGCTGCTGCTGCTCCTGAGAAGTCCATCTCCTGGTCGGAGGCGCCCTCTCAGGACCTGAAGCAGAGCTGTAGGTAGCTGCCTTCTCTTATGGTAGATGTGGCCCATCACAATATACCTgctgcctgaaaaaaaaaaaaaaaaaaacaccaaaatataAATTCGTAGTTATCTTTCAAATACCACGtaacaataagaaaatgtaagGCTTTTAAGAAATGCCTAAGCTTGAATCTCTTATCTTGCTGCACATGCTGAATCTCAGACATTTAAACCTCAGACAGCAGGTGGAAATAGCCTAGTGACCTTTATAAGATAATCAGATTACTCAGCCTGTAAACAGCCAGCACTAGAAACAAAGGTCTTAATCACAACAGTGCCAGCAGGATTTTACAGAGCACATCTCTAGAAAGACGTGGGAGTGGGCattacccgccccccccccaaacacacgCGCCCAGCAAAAGACGTCTCTAAACTCAGTTTAAAAAGCCCCTTAGGCATCCCGTCTGGCAACAGTGTTTCGTCATTCACTCCACTTGTCAACAAATATTGAGTGTTTGCTTTGTGCCAATCCGCTCAGTTCCCATCTTTAACCGGAGGCGCTGATGGAATTTAAATCAGAGTGGCCGAAATAATACCTGTCTTCTAAATTCTATTCATTTTAGAATagccctccccccccaaaaaaaaaggtactgggGTAACCGATAGAGACCGGGCTGTGATATGTCAAAGTTACAATGGTGACATAAAGAACATATATAAAATGATCACTTAGATCAGTTTCAATACCAGGTTTAAATTCGGGGCATGGCTTATTGCAACTAGAGGAGTCTAGGGCTAATATGTGGACTCGGAAGAAAAACCCGTCCGGAGTGATGTACAGGCGGTTCATCTTGTACAGCCCGTCCCGGTCCACCAGCAGAGTCACCAGCCGGATCCCTGTGCCGAGGACGTCCACATCATGCACGATTCCGTTGACTGCTgctttcaaaaaaacaaagagtttggagaaatgcataGCGCTCacatcctctttctctccccagtGCGTTTCTAACAAATCACGAAATAGTCGACACGGCTCTGGGGCCTGCAGGACCGAGTGGGTGGGTTTCTCTAGGGTTTGGTTCAGGGGTCCCGGTGCACAGCCCGGCGCTCTCGGCTCGGAAAGGCTCGCCCCGCGGCCTGGGCTCGGCCGCCCGGGCCCGGGAGGAGCTGCGGGCGGGGCTCACCGAACTCGCTGGCGCAGTAGGACTCGCGCTCGTCCAAGTCCGCCCTGCAGGCGCGCGCGCAAGGCTCGGCGCCGGGCTCCGCATCCTCCCTCCGCTGTGGGCTGaggcgcggcggcggcgcgggcgcgGGTTCCGGGGGCGGTGCGGCCGCGCGCGGCCGGTTGGGGTGGGCGGGGCCGGCGGGGGCCTCGGCGGCGCGCGTAGGAGGCCGCGCGGCCGGGAGGCGCAGGGCCCGGGCGCGCGCGCGCCGCGGGGAGTCCTCCAGCGCGGGCACGCGGCGCGGCGACGCACGGTTCTCGGCCTGCGAGAGGCGCGGGCTCGGCGGGCCAGCGGGCGCGCGCGCTGCCTCCCGGAAGCCGGCCCGGTTCTCGGCGGCCGGCTGGGGCTTCCGGCGCCGCAGGTCGGACCAGGCGCGGGGAGCGGCCTCTGCTGCGCGCGGCCGCCGCGGGGTCTCGGGGACCGACTGCGGCCGGGGCCCAGGAGTCTCCGCACTCGGGCCGCCGCCGGGGTCGGGCTTCCGGTTGTGGGGCGGCGAGGCTgtagggagagaagaggagaggccgGGGAGGCCGTCAGGGTAGGAGAGGCCGGGGAggctgagaggagaggggaggggtggggaaaggggagactgagaggggagggaaggggacgggggtgggggggaaggggagaggcagagaagagaggggagggaggccgagaggaggggaggggaggccggggaggctgagagaggagggaaggcggGCAGAGATGAGGctgtggaggggaggagaggccgACAGGGGGGAAGAAGAAATGgctctgggaggggagaggagatgggggaCAATGTAAACGTAGCGTACACCTGCGAGAGGCGACGTGGAGAGGGCAGCAGACATGGAAGTGAAGGAAAGAGaacgggagggggaagaggaaggcGCCCCGGCTGGTGGTGAGCCCAGGTTTCCTAGGCCCCAAGGAGACGGAGATGAGGGTCTTGCCCTCTAAGAATGAGGGCAACTAAGAACATTTTTCTCACCACATGGGAACATTTCATTTTGTT
This window of the Balaenoptera ricei isolate mBalRic1 chromosome 20, mBalRic1.hap2, whole genome shotgun sequence genome carries:
- the C20H17orf58 gene encoding UPF0450 protein C17orf58 homolog, encoding MTARAFWLLCLIVGSSPEAPVAERKASPPHNRKPDPGGGPSAETPGPRPQSVPETPRRPRAAEAAPRAWSDLRRRKPQPAAENRAGFREAARAPAGPPSPRLSQAENRASPRRVPALEDSPRRARARALRLPAARPPTRAAEAPAGPAHPNRPRAAAPPPEPAPAPPPRLSPQRREDAEPGAEPCARACRADLDERESYCASEFAVNGIVHDVDVLGTGIRLVTLLVDRDGLYKMNRLYITPDGFFFRVHILALDSSSCNKPCPEFKPGSRYIVMGHIYHKRRQLPTALLQVLRGRLRPGDGLLRSSSSYVKRFNRKRDGQVQGAIHTQCI